In Devosia sp. XK-2, one DNA window encodes the following:
- a CDS encoding LacI family transcriptional regulator, with product MQKNRSGPPAKGRVTLKTIAEATGLSLSTVSLSLRGGTTLKQDTRDKVAAAAKALGYVPDRAGVRLRTGKTNVLALVLDGAEDSIDFARQMIQGIGQAIKGTPYHLTVTPEFDRQSTDTIRYILEHKNADGVIITHTGPRDPRVQMMIDADFPFVSHGRTEFFTPHPYHDFHSEAFATMAVERLAGKGCRRVLLVIGDDSTTNYHNIVTAFHKAAARNAIETTLFERTVGLTPAEMRVKGVELARSPDRPDGIICDSEMRALALLGGLMEAGVVVGEDVHLIYKQTSGILPTMFPRLDSVREDILGAGIELTRLLRMRIDGAPVEDLQTLAEPQPQWRSDD from the coding sequence ATGCAAAAGAACAGGTCCGGGCCACCGGCCAAAGGGCGCGTAACATTAAAGACCATAGCCGAGGCGACCGGCCTCAGCCTCTCCACGGTTTCCCTGTCACTGCGCGGCGGGACGACGCTCAAGCAGGATACGCGGGACAAGGTTGCCGCGGCCGCCAAGGCATTGGGTTACGTGCCTGACAGGGCAGGGGTGCGCCTGCGCACCGGCAAGACCAATGTGCTCGCCCTGGTGCTGGATGGCGCCGAGGATTCCATCGACTTCGCCCGCCAGATGATCCAGGGCATTGGGCAGGCCATCAAGGGCACGCCCTATCATCTGACGGTGACGCCCGAATTCGACCGTCAGTCCACCGATACCATCCGCTACATTCTCGAACACAAAAATGCCGATGGCGTGATCATCACCCATACCGGTCCCCGCGATCCGCGGGTTCAGATGATGATCGACGCTGACTTCCCCTTCGTCAGTCACGGGCGGACGGAATTTTTCACTCCCCACCCCTATCACGACTTTCATTCGGAAGCCTTCGCGACCATGGCCGTGGAGCGGCTCGCGGGTAAGGGATGTAGACGCGTCCTGCTGGTGATCGGCGACGACAGCACCACCAATTACCACAATATCGTCACCGCTTTTCACAAGGCGGCAGCGCGCAACGCTATCGAAACGACGCTATTTGAACGCACGGTGGGGCTGACACCAGCCGAGATGCGGGTAAAGGGCGTCGAACTTGCGCGGTCGCCGGATCGCCCCGACGGCATTATTTGCGACAGCGAAATGCGGGCGCTGGCCTTGTTGGGCGGCCTGATGGAGGCGGGGGTCGTTGTGGGCGAAGATGTGCACCTGATCTACAAGCAGACCTCGGGCATTCTGCCCACCATGTTTCCGCGCCTGGACAGCGTGCGAGAGGACATTCTGGGCGCCGGCATCGAGCTGACCCGCCTGCTCCGAATGCGTATTGACGGGGCGCCGGTCGAGGACTTGCAGACCCTTGCCGAGCCGCAGCCGCAATGGCGGAGCGACGACTGA
- a CDS encoding LacI family DNA-binding transcriptional regulator yields MLQQKLATIEDVAAMAGVSIATVSRAINEPTKVADATRRKVTDAIARTGYTTNAMARSLRMRRSNMILILAPDVGDPNFSNILVGLETEASKRGYGLLIGNTQNDPSRETDYLRFISSNQADGLILFTGHLPFGLSQPSHHTVLPPMVAVNEPVLGQDIPFVGVDNFEGARIAAEHLISQGHRRIAFVGRARNREINRLREEGYRAALGGADIAIDPRLIIDGDGTTESGRAAAELMFVRDALPTAFLCVNDATAMGVIIALNARRYDLPRQFSVMGFDDISFASFLTPSLTTMKQPRHRMGEAAMELLLTLLAGEKPKSREVLLRAELILRNSVSRPNS; encoded by the coding sequence GTGTTGCAGCAAAAGCTGGCCACGATCGAAGATGTTGCTGCCATGGCCGGCGTATCCATTGCCACGGTCAGCCGTGCCATCAACGAGCCGACCAAGGTGGCCGACGCCACGCGCCGCAAGGTCACCGACGCGATTGCGCGGACCGGCTATACGACCAATGCCATGGCGCGTTCGCTGCGCATGCGACGCAGCAATATGATTCTCATTCTGGCCCCCGATGTGGGGGACCCCAATTTCTCCAACATCCTGGTGGGACTGGAGACGGAGGCCAGCAAGCGCGGCTATGGCCTGTTGATCGGCAATACCCAGAACGATCCCAGCCGCGAGACCGATTATCTGCGCTTCATCAGCTCGAACCAGGCAGACGGCCTGATCCTGTTCACGGGCCACCTGCCCTTTGGCCTGTCGCAACCGTCCCACCATACGGTCCTGCCGCCCATGGTGGCGGTCAATGAGCCCGTCCTGGGCCAGGACATTCCGTTTGTCGGGGTCGACAATTTCGAGGGCGCGCGCATCGCCGCCGAACACCTGATTTCACAAGGCCATCGCCGCATCGCCTTTGTCGGCCGCGCGCGCAATCGCGAGATCAACCGGTTGCGAGAGGAAGGCTATCGTGCCGCCCTCGGGGGTGCCGACATTGCGATCGATCCGCGTCTTATCATCGATGGCGATGGCACCACGGAAAGCGGCCGCGCCGCTGCGGAGTTGATGTTCGTGCGCGACGCCCTGCCCACGGCATTCCTCTGCGTCAATGACGCCACCGCCATGGGCGTCATTATCGCCCTCAATGCCCGGCGCTATGACCTGCCGCGGCAATTCTCGGTCATGGGCTTTGACGACATTTCCTTTGCCAGCTTCCTGACACCCTCGCTCACCACCATGAAGCAGCCGCGCCATCGCATGGGCGAGGCTGCCATGGAATTGCTGCTGACGCTTCTTGCCGGCGAAAAGCCGAAATCACGCGAAGTGCTGCTGCGCGCCGAGCTGATATTGCGCAATTCCGTATCGCGCCCCAATAGCTGA
- a CDS encoding sugar ABC transporter ATP-binding protein, which translates to MAGTPDTNAPPILSASRISKSFGEIPVLFSIDFDIRPGEVHAIVGENGAGKSTLIKILSGIEQPSSGTIRFDGETVVLPPDGAAEAMGIVLIHQELNLAEHLSVAESIFLGREIKRFGFLDIAQMQRRSAEIMNTLHVQVDPDARISSLSIADKQMVEIAKAISRDARVLIMDEPTAVLSVGETETLFEQIRRLTARGVAVIFISHKLDEVMELADRVTVLRDGQLITTVGTEALTPDSIAQMMVGRELSNLYPPKHEPDVDADVVLRVRGLSAPGIENISFDLRRGEVLGFAGLIGSGRTAIAEAVVGLSRRNAGTVELEGKPVNFARVAQSVDAGIAYMTKDRKGKGLLLNMGLRPNLTLLTLDKHLRYGFLDSRSEETALERAVRRFDIRARDASVAVGRLSGGNQQKLMLGKTMESEPDIIIMDEPTRGIDVGTKQQIYHIIAALAAEGKSIILISSELQEVIGLSHRVVVVRSGRLAGVLEGAEITEEEIMRYAAGIKQSGHDERISA; encoded by the coding sequence ATGGCTGGGACGCCGGACACCAATGCGCCGCCGATTCTTTCGGCAAGCCGTATCTCGAAATCCTTCGGTGAAATTCCGGTGCTGTTCAGCATCGATTTCGACATTCGCCCAGGCGAGGTTCACGCCATTGTCGGCGAGAACGGCGCGGGCAAATCCACCCTCATCAAAATCCTCTCCGGTATAGAGCAGCCCAGTTCCGGCACCATTCGTTTCGACGGCGAAACCGTTGTGCTGCCGCCCGATGGCGCGGCCGAGGCCATGGGCATCGTGCTCATCCATCAGGAACTGAACCTGGCCGAACATTTGAGCGTGGCCGAGTCGATCTTTCTGGGCCGCGAGATCAAGCGCTTCGGCTTTCTCGACATCGCACAGATGCAGCGCCGCTCGGCGGAAATCATGAACACCCTGCATGTCCAGGTTGATCCCGATGCGCGGATCTCATCGCTTTCCATCGCCGACAAGCAGATGGTGGAGATTGCCAAGGCGATCAGCCGCGATGCGCGGGTGCTGATCATGGACGAACCCACCGCAGTGCTCTCGGTGGGCGAAACCGAGACCCTGTTCGAACAGATCAGGCGGCTGACGGCGCGCGGCGTTGCGGTCATCTTCATTTCGCACAAGCTCGATGAAGTCATGGAGCTTGCCGACCGCGTCACCGTGCTGCGCGACGGTCAACTGATAACGACCGTGGGCACCGAAGCGCTGACGCCTGACAGCATTGCCCAGATGATGGTTGGCCGCGAACTCTCCAACCTCTATCCGCCCAAGCACGAGCCCGATGTCGATGCCGATGTGGTGCTGCGCGTGCGCGGCCTGTCCGCTCCGGGGATCGAGAACATCTCCTTTGATCTCAGGCGCGGCGAAGTGCTCGGTTTTGCCGGTCTGATCGGCTCGGGCCGTACCGCCATAGCCGAGGCGGTGGTTGGGCTATCGCGCCGGAATGCGGGCACGGTGGAACTGGAGGGCAAGCCGGTCAACTTCGCCCGGGTGGCGCAGTCGGTCGACGCCGGCATCGCCTATATGACCAAGGATCGCAAGGGTAAGGGGCTGCTGCTCAATATGGGCCTGCGTCCCAACCTCACCCTGCTCACCCTCGACAAACATCTCCGATATGGCTTTCTGGACAGCCGCAGCGAGGAGACCGCGCTGGAGCGGGCGGTGCGGCGTTTCGATATTCGGGCGCGCGATGCCTCGGTGGCAGTGGGGCGCCTCTCGGGTGGCAACCAGCAGAAACTGATGCTGGGCAAGACCATGGAGAGCGAACCGGACATCATCATCATGGATGAGCCGACGCGCGGTATCGACGTGGGCACCAAGCAGCAAATCTATCACATCATCGCAGCGCTGGCCGCCGAGGGGAAATCGATCATCCTGATTTCCTCTGAACTGCAGGAGGTCATCGGCCTCAGCCATCGCGTCGTGGTCGTGCGCTCCGGGCGCCTCGCGGGCGTACTGGAAGGGGCCGAAATCACCGAAGAGGAAATTATGCGGTACGCCGCGGGTATCAAACAGAGTGGACATGATGAGCGTATCAGTGCCTGA
- a CDS encoding ABC transporter permease has protein sequence MMSVSVPDLPAKTGRSFRPDLKTIGPLVALALLVLLGISLNENFLSYNNITNVLARSSFIGIIAIGATFVITSGGLDLSVGSMAAVVAGIMIIVMNALIPSMGISLGVILIGMAAGLAVGGVAGIGNGMMITRGRIEAFIVTLGTMGIFRSLVTFLADGGTLSLNFQIADLYRPVYYNGLLGVPWPIIVFALVAVAGEIVMRRTAFGRYCAAIGSNEQVARYSSISVDNVRLITYILQGVLVGVAVLLYVPRLGSASSTTGVLWELEAIAAVIIGGTTLKGGYGRVWGTVVGVIILGLIGNILNLQSFISPYLNGAFQGVIIILAVLLQRGRRSA, from the coding sequence ATGATGAGCGTATCAGTGCCTGATCTTCCGGCCAAAACGGGACGGAGCTTCCGCCCCGATCTCAAGACCATCGGCCCGCTGGTGGCGCTGGCGCTGCTGGTCTTGCTGGGCATCTCGCTCAACGAGAATTTCCTCAGCTACAACAACATCACCAATGTGCTGGCGCGCTCCAGCTTCATCGGCATCATCGCCATTGGCGCCACCTTCGTGATTACATCCGGGGGCCTCGATCTTTCGGTCGGCTCGATGGCGGCCGTGGTCGCCGGCATCATGATCATTGTCATGAATGCGCTGATCCCCTCGATGGGTATCTCGCTCGGTGTGATCCTGATCGGCATGGCAGCCGGCCTGGCCGTGGGGGGCGTAGCCGGTATCGGCAATGGCATGATGATCACGCGCGGGCGCATCGAAGCCTTTATCGTGACCTTGGGCACGATGGGCATTTTTCGCTCACTCGTCACCTTCCTGGCCGATGGTGGCACGCTCTCGCTCAACTTTCAGATCGCCGACCTTTACCGGCCCGTCTATTACAACGGCCTTCTTGGCGTGCCCTGGCCGATCATTGTCTTTGCGCTGGTGGCGGTCGCTGGGGAGATCGTCATGCGCCGCACCGCCTTCGGTCGCTATTGCGCCGCTATCGGTTCCAATGAGCAGGTTGCCCGCTATTCCTCGATCAGCGTCGATAATGTCCGGCTGATCACCTACATCTTGCAGGGCGTTCTGGTGGGTGTGGCAGTGCTGCTCTACGTGCCGCGTCTGGGCTCGGCCTCCAGCACGACCGGTGTGCTCTGGGAGCTCGAAGCGATCGCGGCCGTGATCATCGGCGGCACCACCCTCAAGGGCGGCTATGGCCGGGTCTGGGGTACGGTGGTCGGCGTGATCATCCTCGGGTTGATCGGCAATATCCTCAACCTGCAGAGCTTCATCAGCCCCTATCTCAACGGCGCGTTCCAAGGCGTCATCATCATTCTGGCTGTGCTGCTGCAGCGTGGCCGGCGCAGCGCCTGA
- a CDS encoding substrate-binding domain-containing protein has protein sequence MKLLKSLLSVAVIAGGLGGVAHAQDSVTIGVSVPAADHGWTGGVNYFAQQAIDRLSATYPNVNYVFASAADAPKQIADIEDMVSTRNIDALVILPGDPDAMTSAIKQVKDAGKFVTVVDRQLSIDGVENLYVAGDNPGLGANSAEYFKQVMPDGGNIVILRGLPIPIDQQRFDAFMAGIEGTNITVLDDEFANWNRDDGFKVMQDFLTRFPDIKGVWAQDDDIALGAIEAIRQAGREDEMFIVGGAGMQQILQRVQAGDKLVPIDVSYSPAMIATAIELTTSHFTGGIQVAGRYILDSTVITADNVEEFLDPDSPF, from the coding sequence ATGAAACTGTTGAAATCCCTTCTCTCCGTGGCGGTGATCGCCGGTGGCCTGGGCGGCGTCGCGCATGCCCAGGACAGCGTCACGATCGGCGTCTCGGTGCCGGCGGCCGACCATGGCTGGACCGGCGGCGTCAACTATTTCGCCCAGCAGGCCATCGACCGGCTCTCGGCGACCTATCCCAATGTCAACTATGTCTTCGCCTCGGCCGCTGACGCACCCAAGCAGATCGCCGATATCGAGGACATGGTCTCGACCCGCAATATCGACGCCCTGGTGATCCTGCCGGGCGATCCGGATGCCATGACCTCGGCCATCAAGCAGGTCAAGGATGCCGGCAAATTCGTCACCGTGGTGGACCGCCAGCTCAGCATCGATGGGGTAGAGAACCTCTATGTGGCCGGTGATAATCCGGGTCTGGGTGCCAATTCGGCCGAATATTTCAAGCAGGTCATGCCCGATGGCGGCAATATCGTGATCCTGCGCGGCCTGCCCATCCCGATCGACCAGCAGCGTTTCGACGCCTTCATGGCCGGCATCGAAGGCACCAATATCACCGTGCTCGATGACGAATTCGCCAATTGGAACCGCGATGACGGCTTCAAGGTGATGCAGGACTTCCTGACCCGCTTCCCCGACATCAAGGGCGTCTGGGCGCAGGACGACGACATCGCCCTGGGCGCTATCGAAGCGATCCGCCAGGCTGGCCGCGAAGACGAAATGTTCATCGTCGGCGGCGCCGGCATGCAGCAGATCCTGCAGCGCGTGCAGGCGGGCGACAAGCTGGTCCCGATCGATGTGAGCTACAGCCCGGCTATGATCGCCACGGCTATCGAGCTGACCACCTCCCACTTCACCGGGGGCATCCAGGTGGCCGGCCGCTATATCCTCGATTCGACGGTCATCACCGCCGACAATGTCGAGGAATTCCTCGATCCCGATAGCCCGTTCTGA
- a CDS encoding heavy metal-associated domain-containing protein, with product MTDKTTFIVNDMTCNHCVGTVRGALEDALPGTQVEIDLGTHKVSFTGDRAKGEEAIREAGYTPSNA from the coding sequence ATGACTGACAAGACCACCTTCATCGTCAACGACATGACCTGCAATCACTGCGTGGGCACCGTGCGCGGCGCGCTCGAAGACGCGCTGCCGGGCACCCAGGTCGAAATCGATCTGGGCACCCACAAGGTCAGCTTCACCGGCGACCGTGCCAAGGGCGAAGAGGCCATCCGCGAAGCCGGATATACGCCTAGTAACGCCTGA
- the cueR gene encoding Cu(I)-responsive transcriptional regulator gives MNIGQAAETSGVSAKMIRYYEQIGLISPPLRTDSNYRVYGPDEVHVLRFIKRARTLGFSVDETAALLGLWRDRSRASAEVRDIATGHIAALETKIAELQGMVKTLSHLVHCCAGDNRPDCPILDDLAGLPADQKTKGH, from the coding sequence ATGAATATCGGCCAGGCTGCGGAAACGTCCGGCGTTTCCGCCAAAATGATCCGTTACTACGAGCAGATCGGCCTGATCTCTCCGCCTTTGCGCACCGACAGCAATTATCGGGTCTATGGGCCTGATGAGGTGCATGTGCTGCGCTTTATCAAGCGGGCGCGGACACTGGGCTTCTCGGTGGATGAAACGGCGGCGCTGCTGGGGCTGTGGCGGGATCGGTCACGCGCCAGCGCCGAAGTACGCGACATCGCCACCGGCCATATCGCCGCGCTCGAAACCAAGATTGCCGAACTGCAGGGCATGGTGAAAACGCTCAGTCACCTCGTGCATTGCTGCGCCGGCGACAATCGCCCCGACTGCCCCATTCTCGATGACCTGGCCGGCCTCCCGGCAGATCAGAAAACCAAAGGACACTGA
- a CDS encoding heavy metal translocating P-type ATPase — protein MNEHVHHNHASSPVSLDIEGMTCASCVNRVERALLKVPGVETAAVNLATERATISGGDIEALLKAVEKVGYKGSVRQPDAPAHDHMHHHDEDAAILRRDVIIAAIPTLPLFLLEMIGHIHMPFHMWLMSVVSMDVLWVSYFILATFVLFVPGLRFFKLGIPALLRGAPEMNSLVALGAGAAWLYSSVVTFAPQLVPAETRYVYFEAAAVIVTLILVGRWLEAKAKGRTGEAISQLVQQQAKTARIQRDNAAIEVPVDQVRVGDIVLVRPGEKIAVDGEIVEGESHVDESMISGEPLPVSKGVGANVIGGTLNTSGSFSFRATKVGADTMLAHIIRMVEDAQAGKLPIQAVVDRITSVFVPVVIGLAMLTAIAWFVWGPEPSLTYALVNAVAVLIIACPCAMGLATPMSIMVGTGRAAQLGVLFRKGEALQQLRDARIVAFDKTGTLTAGKPELTDLILDDDFEHDEVLALVAAVEARSEHPIATAIVAAAEKAGLTLGTVTAFSANSGTGVTARVDGRLVSVGSQRHMSHLDFADFSDAIESLAAEGKTPVFAAIDDKLAAAIVVADTIKPTSKAVINALHAMGLKTAMISGDNRRTAEAIAARLGIDEVRAEVLPADKVEVIKSLHAAHKVVAYVGDGINDAPALAEADIGIAVGSGTDAAIESADVVLLGGDLKGVLNALAASRATLRNIWENLFWAFGYNALLIPVAAGALYPAFGILLSPMIGAGAMAMSSVFVVGNAQRLRAIKGVDA, from the coding sequence ATGAATGAACACGTCCATCACAACCACGCATCCTCCCCTGTTTCGCTCGATATCGAGGGCATGACCTGCGCCTCCTGCGTTAATCGCGTGGAAAGGGCGTTGCTCAAAGTTCCCGGCGTCGAAACGGCGGCGGTCAATCTGGCCACCGAGCGTGCGACTATATCGGGCGGCGATATCGAGGCCCTGCTCAAGGCCGTCGAGAAGGTCGGCTACAAAGGCAGCGTCCGGCAACCGGACGCGCCCGCGCATGACCATATGCATCATCACGACGAGGACGCCGCCATTCTCAGGCGCGATGTCATCATTGCCGCCATCCCGACGCTGCCACTCTTTCTGCTGGAGATGATCGGCCATATCCACATGCCCTTCCACATGTGGCTGATGTCCGTGGTCTCCATGGATGTGTTGTGGGTCAGCTATTTCATATTGGCCACATTCGTCCTGTTCGTCCCCGGCCTGCGTTTCTTCAAGCTGGGCATTCCGGCGCTCTTGCGTGGCGCGCCGGAGATGAACTCCCTGGTGGCCCTGGGCGCGGGCGCGGCCTGGCTCTATTCGAGCGTGGTCACCTTCGCACCCCAATTGGTGCCGGCGGAAACGCGCTATGTCTATTTCGAGGCCGCGGCGGTCATCGTCACCCTGATCCTGGTGGGCCGCTGGCTCGAGGCGAAGGCCAAGGGCCGCACGGGCGAGGCCATCAGCCAGCTCGTGCAGCAGCAGGCCAAGACCGCGCGCATTCAGCGCGATAATGCGGCCATTGAGGTTCCGGTCGATCAGGTGCGCGTGGGCGATATCGTGCTGGTTCGCCCCGGCGAGAAGATCGCGGTGGATGGCGAGATCGTCGAGGGCGAAAGCCATGTCGATGAATCCATGATTTCGGGCGAACCCCTGCCCGTCTCCAAGGGTGTGGGGGCCAATGTCATTGGCGGCACGCTCAACACCTCGGGCAGTTTCAGCTTCCGGGCCACCAAGGTCGGCGCCGATACCATGCTGGCCCATATCATCCGCATGGTCGAAGATGCCCAGGCCGGTAAATTGCCGATCCAGGCGGTGGTGGACCGCATCACCTCGGTCTTCGTGCCCGTGGTGATCGGCCTTGCCATGCTGACCGCCATTGCCTGGTTCGTCTGGGGGCCGGAGCCATCGCTCACCTATGCCCTGGTCAATGCCGTGGCCGTGCTGATCATCGCCTGTCCCTGTGCCATGGGCCTGGCCACGCCCATGTCCATCATGGTGGGCACCGGCCGCGCCGCCCAGCTCGGCGTGCTCTTCCGCAAGGGCGAAGCGCTGCAACAGCTTCGCGATGCCAGGATCGTGGCTTTCGACAAGACCGGCACGCTTACAGCGGGCAAACCGGAGCTGACCGACCTCATTCTCGATGACGATTTCGAGCATGACGAGGTTCTTGCCCTGGTTGCGGCGGTCGAAGCACGATCCGAACATCCCATTGCCACAGCCATCGTGGCGGCTGCCGAAAAGGCCGGTTTGACGCTGGGCACGGTCACCGCGTTCAGCGCCAATTCCGGCACGGGTGTAACCGCGCGGGTCGATGGACGGCTGGTTTCGGTCGGGTCCCAGCGGCATATGAGCCATCTCGATTTCGCCGATTTTTCGGACGCCATCGAAAGCCTGGCCGCCGAGGGCAAGACGCCGGTCTTTGCCGCCATTGACGACAAGCTGGCTGCGGCCATCGTCGTGGCCGATACCATCAAGCCCACCAGCAAGGCGGTTATCAATGCCCTGCATGCCATGGGGCTCAAGACGGCAATGATCTCCGGCGACAACCGCCGCACCGCCGAGGCAATCGCCGCCCGGCTCGGCATTGACGAAGTGCGGGCCGAGGTTCTGCCCGCCGACAAGGTCGAGGTCATCAAGTCCCTGCACGCGGCCCACAAGGTCGTTGCCTATGTGGGCGACGGCATTAATGACGCGCCGGCGCTCGCCGAGGCCGATATCGGCATCGCCGTGGGCTCGGGCACCGATGCGGCCATTGAAAGCGCCGATGTCGTGCTGCTCGGTGGCGATCTCAAGGGCGTGCTCAATGCGCTCGCCGCGAGCCGCGCCACTTTGCGCAATATCTGGGAAAACCTGTTCTGGGCCTTTGGCTACAACGCCCTGCTCATCCCGGTCGCCGCCGGCGCGCTTTACCCCGCCTTCGGCATACTGCTCTCGCCCATGATCGGGGCGGGCGCCATGGCCATGAGCTCGGTCTTTGTGGTGGGCAATGCCCAGCGCCTGCGGGCCATTAAAGGAGTGGATGCATGA
- a CDS encoding Crp/Fnr family transcriptional regulator — translation MQTLRKDIHNSDVPVLCQSCEARHQGICGSLTAEQLLDLSRHTRRVCRQAGEELLADAMPIASYANVLRGVIKLTKVLEDGRQQVVGLQFAPDLLGRPFAAESRVSAEAASDVELCLIPKTYFETMLAQSAALEHRVMMQALRELDEARDWMVTLGRKNAAEKVASFLYLIATHIDPSESGAAARFDLPLGRADIGDFLGLTIETVSRQISKLKADGVIEIVNYRQVTVPDLARLRVRCG, via the coding sequence ATGCAGACACTGCGCAAGGATATTCACAATTCCGACGTTCCGGTGCTGTGCCAGAGTTGCGAGGCGCGGCACCAGGGTATTTGCGGTTCGCTCACCGCCGAACAATTGCTGGACCTGTCCAGGCATACACGCAGGGTCTGCCGCCAGGCAGGGGAAGAACTGCTGGCCGATGCCATGCCCATTGCCAGCTATGCCAATGTGCTGCGCGGCGTGATCAAGCTGACCAAGGTGCTCGAAGATGGCCGCCAGCAAGTGGTGGGCCTGCAATTTGCTCCCGACCTGCTTGGGCGTCCTTTCGCGGCCGAAAGCCGGGTCAGCGCCGAAGCGGCCTCTGATGTCGAACTGTGCCTGATCCCCAAGACCTATTTCGAGACCATGCTGGCGCAGAGTGCGGCCCTGGAGCACCGGGTGATGATGCAGGCCCTGCGCGAGCTCGATGAAGCGCGCGACTGGATGGTGACACTGGGGCGCAAGAACGCGGCCGAAAAGGTTGCCAGCTTTCTCTATCTGATCGCCACCCATATCGACCCCTCCGAGAGTGGGGCGGCCGCCAGATTCGACCTGCCGCTGGGCCGTGCCGATATCGGGGATTTCCTGGGCCTGACCATTGAGACGGTCAGCCGGCAGATCAGCAAGCTCAAGGCCGATGGCGTGATCGAGATCGTCAATTACCGCCAGGTGACGGTGCCCGATCTGGCGCGGCTGAGAGTGCGCTGCGGCTAG